The following coding sequences lie in one Patescibacteria group bacterium genomic window:
- a CDS encoding L,D-transpeptidase has translation MFVKKFYVFALIFLASLLFTASARSLEKNKPFGETLCNNNPDFHCIAIAEKTVIKEIRTKNGLKKIESQVPQTWAELWPDEREREIVMKVNRLNIKLEKEMVIAVPNNMANKTFMDFSPFPQNIGVMDEKILIWDPELLAWAAYDETGNLVSWGPGVGGKDYCSDIGRQCHTVTGNFTIIKKGNAKTRSRKFHNAPMPWAMFFHRAGYAFHGSPNVPGMNASHGCVRIFTSDAEWLNKNFVKIGTSVIINPYHE, from the coding sequence ATGTTTGTAAAGAAGTTTTACGTGTTCGCTTTAATTTTTCTGGCCTCTTTACTCTTTACCGCATCGGCCAGGAGCCTGGAAAAAAATAAACCGTTCGGTGAAACTCTTTGCAACAACAACCCTGATTTCCATTGTATCGCCATCGCTGAAAAGACGGTGATCAAAGAAATCAGAACAAAAAATGGCCTTAAAAAAATTGAGAGCCAAGTGCCGCAGACATGGGCAGAACTCTGGCCGGACGAGCGAGAACGGGAGATAGTCATGAAAGTCAACCGTCTTAATATCAAGCTGGAAAAAGAAATGGTCATTGCCGTGCCCAATAATATGGCTAACAAAACTTTCATGGATTTTTCTCCTTTCCCCCAAAATATAGGCGTCATGGATGAAAAAATCCTAATTTGGGATCCGGAGCTTTTGGCCTGGGCAGCCTATGATGAGACAGGCAATCTTGTGAGTTGGGGACCTGGCGTTGGAGGTAAGGATTATTGCTCAGATATTGGCAGGCAATGCCACACAGTCACCGGCAATTTCACTATTATTAAAAAAGGCAATGCCAAAACACGTTCCCGTAAATTCCATAATGCCCCCATGCCCTGGGCAATGTTTTTTCACAGAGCTGGTTATGCTTTCCACGGCAGTCCGAACGTGCCTGGGATGAATGCGAGCCATGGCTGTGTCAGGATTTTCACCAGCGACGCCGAATGGCTAAATAAAAATTTTGTCAAAATCGGCACTAGCGTAATAATCAATCCCTATCATGAATAA
- the pilM gene encoding pilus assembly protein PilM, with translation MSIFQQIKTKFQAKFPMVAVDISDNSMELMQLKSGPAKPQIRSSYRQVLKANLVKNGEIIEIDKAAEILKQAFNSALPKFSTKFCLLSLPDKQSYFLSLHLKSRAGNLGDKIKKLAQEKLPVDLATCYFDYSLTRSDKEGQEVFFAAASKDLVEQYQELFTKAGLYLAAMEFESASLARALLSEEDLVKPILIVDLGAVATDIILRDQHGFRDQLNLVFGGYYLTKKIEENLNLEFKEAEQLKKKEGLNLRQNNLDKILALSFNDLCSEITNIKSAYEKRTGQKIEKLILAGGTSLLAGLPELLHQKLPGLQVEMGDPTKQLDFYAKNLKNDKILYSNVIGLALRGLNKESLNQGINLIKIN, from the coding sequence ATGTCAATTTTCCAGCAAATCAAAACCAAATTCCAAGCTAAATTTCCCATGGTGGCTGTTGATATTTCTGATAATTCCATGGAGTTAATGCAGTTAAAATCAGGGCCGGCAAAACCGCAGATTAGATCATCTTATCGCCAGGTGCTGAAAGCCAATTTAGTAAAAAATGGGGAAATTATTGAGATTGACAAAGCAGCTGAAATTTTAAAACAGGCTTTTAATTCAGCTTTGCCAAAATTTAGCACAAAGTTTTGCCTTCTATCTTTGCCTGATAAGCAGTCATATTTTTTATCCCTGCATCTTAAAAGCCGGGCTGGAAATCTGGGAGATAAAATCAAGAAGTTGGCTCAGGAAAAATTGCCAGTTGATTTGGCAACTTGTTATTTTGATTATTCGCTGACTCGTTCTGATAAAGAAGGCCAGGAAGTTTTTTTCGCAGCTGCAAGCAAAGATTTGGTTGAGCAATACCAGGAATTATTTACCAAGGCAGGCCTTTATCTGGCAGCCATGGAATTTGAATCAGCTTCATTAGCCCGTGCCTTGTTGTCTGAAGAAGATTTGGTTAAGCCAATTTTGATTGTTGATTTGGGGGCAGTGGCAACTGATATAATTCTGCGCGATCAGCATGGTTTTCGCGATCAGCTTAATTTGGTTTTTGGCGGTTATTATTTGACCAAAAAAATAGAAGAAAATTTAAATCTGGAATTTAAAGAAGCAGAACAGCTTAAGAAAAAAGAAGGCTTGAATCTGCGCCAAAACAATCTGGATAAAATTTTAGCTTTGAGTTTTAACGACTTATGCTCGGAAATTACCAATATAAAATCAGCTTATGAAAAACGGACAGGCCAGAAAATTGAAAAACTAATTTTAGCAGGGGGCACGAGCTTGCTTGCGGGCTTGCCGGAATTGTTGCATCAAAAATTACCCGGCTTACAGGTTGAAATGGGAGATCCAACCAAGCAATTAGATTTTTATGCAAAGAACCTAAAAAATGATAAAATATTATATAGCAATGTCATTGGCCTGGCTTTAAGGGGGCTCAATAAAGAAAGTCTGAACCAGGGCATTAACTTAATTAAAATTAATTAA
- a CDS encoding RHS repeat-associated core domain-containing protein, with product MVGKRIQDLSYTYDNVGNVTQIIDESETNTKKKSVFEYDDLYRLTSATISDSYSDYTQTYAYDSLGNFTNRSGLGNYAYEGNTGTSFANPHAVTTINSAANLDYDNNGNLTNLHIGSFVLIGADYDYNNRIIETLRPNNETQTYKYDHSGQRIEQNIGGGGKVIVYPNKYYNTTTEGENAKETLNVYAHDQLVGTVEVEDSSMNLYFVHPDHLNSSSVMTNFDEMGSVDQVIDYTPFGGLRFNEQNSGQNIERKFTGHIADDSTTLQYFGARYYQGDVGRFWSEDAVFQEIGGEKFYKLVDNSYQGEKDKKKKLLEKIISNPQGLNSYSYGKNNPMNRIDPTGNIDKKSDGATKEQVEQFDKALAQLQVDVANNPEIQTYFKLFGVDINETLKDNGKGPDVYVCKQTTENWDGHYDPWFNDIYLHPAAYANNSVNYTLIHELGHWANDVGKWWGNLNPSLNNFPQVNSKLNQYYKTDPGLQIDVEIMDKGPYGFAAPIILYGEYAPY from the coding sequence GTGGTCGGGAAGAGAATCCAGGATTTAAGTTATACTTATGACAATGTAGGAAATGTAACTCAAATAATTGATGAATCAGAAACTAACACGAAAAAGAAATCAGTGTTTGAATATGATGATTTGTATCGTTTAACCTCTGCCACCATTTCAGATAGTTACAGTGATTATACCCAGACGTATGCTTATGATTCTCTGGGTAATTTTACCAATAGGTCTGGCTTAGGTAATTATGCTTATGAAGGGAATACTGGGACTTCCTTTGCCAACCCTCATGCGGTAACCACTATAAACAGCGCTGCAAATCTGGACTATGATAATAACGGAAACTTGACCAATTTGCATATTGGAAGTTTTGTTTTAATCGGCGCTGATTACGATTACAACAACAGGATAATTGAAACCTTAAGGCCTAATAATGAAACGCAAACCTACAAGTATGACCATTCTGGGCAAAGGATTGAGCAGAATATAGGTGGCGGGGGCAAAGTGATAGTATATCCAAATAAATATTACAACACGACCACTGAAGGTGAAAATGCAAAGGAAACACTTAATGTTTATGCTCATGATCAATTAGTCGGTACTGTAGAAGTTGAAGATAGCAGTATGAATTTATACTTTGTCCATCCGGATCATTTGAATTCATCTAGCGTAATGACAAATTTTGATGAGATGGGAAGTGTTGATCAAGTTATTGATTATACGCCTTTTGGAGGCCTGAGATTTAATGAACAGAATTCAGGTCAAAATATTGAAAGAAAGTTCACGGGGCACATAGCGGACGACAGCACGACCCTCCAGTATTTTGGGGCGAGATATTATCAGGGGGATGTGGGACGCTTCTGGAGTGAGGACGCAGTTTTCCAGGAAATTGGAGGGGAAAAATTCTACAAATTAGTGGATAATAGTTACCAGGGCGAAAAAGATAAAAAGAAAAAACTGCTTGAAAAAATTATATCAAATCCGCAGGGTTTGAATAGCTATTCATATGGAAAAAATAATCCAATGAATAGAATTGACCCTACTGGTAATATTGATAAGAAGTCGGATGGAGCAACCAAAGAACAAGTTGAACAATTTGATAAAGCTTTAGCTCAATTACAGGTAGACGTTGCTAATAATCCGGAAATTCAGACATATTTTAAGTTGTTCGGGGTAGATATTAATGAGACCTTAAAGGATAATGGGAAAGGCCCAGACGTTTATGTTTGTAAGCAAACAACTGAAAATTGGGATGGACATTATGACCCGTGGTTTAATGATATATATTTGCATCCTGCTGCTTATGCAAACAATTCAGTGAATTATACTCTAATACATGAATTGGGGCACTGGGCGAACGATGTCGGTAAGTGGTGGGGAAATCTTAACCCATCTTTAAACAATTTTCCGCAAGTAAATTCAAAGTTGAATCAGTATTATAAAACCGATCCTGGTCTTCAAATTGATGTTGAAATTATGGATAAAGGTCCTTATGGATTTGCCGCCCCCATTATACTGTATGGCGAATACGCTCCTTATTAA
- a CDS encoding prepilin-type N-terminal cleavage/methylation domain-containing protein, with protein sequence MKKQKGFTLIELLVVIGIIAILAAIVIIAINPARQFALARNAQRWSNVNTIINGVWQYGVDNQGTLPATITATSTEICRTGAASCTGLVDLSVLTENGTYVVAIPNDPKGASTNGTGYFISTTNGRVTVTAPSAELDETIEATR encoded by the coding sequence ATGAAAAAACAAAAAGGTTTTACGCTGATTGAACTTTTGGTGGTGATTGGCATTATTGCGATTTTGGCAGCGATTGTGATTATCGCTATTAACCCCGCCCGCCAGTTTGCCTTGGCCAGAAACGCGCAACGCTGGAGCAATGTCAACACGATTATTAACGGTGTCTGGCAATATGGCGTTGACAATCAAGGCACTTTGCCTGCAACGATTACTGCAACGTCAACCGAAATTTGCAGAACAGGAGCAGCTAGCTGTACTGGGTTAGTGGATTTGTCGGTTTTGACTGAGAATGGCACTTACGTGGTGGCTATTCCTAATGATCCCAAAGGAGCATCAACCAACGGCACTGGTTATTTTATCAGCACAACCAATGGCCGCGTGACTGTGACAGCGCCGAGCGCAGAATTAGATGAAACAATTGAAGCTACTCGATAA
- a CDS encoding ATPase, T2SS/T4P/T4SS family: MLSSQKLREILVKPGYIKELDFSTAQKEAKLKKLSLEQVLVDNGLIKDENLGQLIAEALQFRYVSLAKKTIKPEILKIIPEIVAKKQLIIAFDKNKDGLFVAMNNPDNLQFQHFLAKKTGDKIILFYATQKDILKSARLYHKELKEEFSDLILKHLKQVKTGGDEKLPIIKIVESLIKYGYENRASDIHIEPHDNDTLIRFRIDGVLHDVLSIPKEYHDMIVSRIKIMSNLRTDEHKSSQDGKCRFNLADEKLDIRVSVVPIIEGEKIVLRLLSKKTKELNLENLGLSKAEAKKVTEAIKNPYGMILATGPTGSGKTTTLYAILKILNNRDVNISTIEDPVEYDVEGINQIQVDSETNLTFAKGLRSILRQDPDIIMVGEIRDEETAKIAINSAMTGHLVLSTLHTNDAATTLPRLLDMKVKPYLIASTVLIAIAQRLVRKICPNCIKSYSLPSEEFLKLVPKTIGSKFTDGKTKITLYKGEGCKLCHKTGYLDRLGIFEVLTVSPAIRDLIVKKATSQQIKKQAIDEGMVTMLENGLEKALLGLTTLEEVLRIIK; encoded by the coding sequence ATGTTATCCAGCCAGAAATTAAGAGAGATTTTAGTTAAGCCGGGCTATATTAAAGAGCTTGATTTTAGCACAGCCCAAAAAGAGGCCAAGCTCAAGAAATTAAGCCTGGAACAGGTTTTGGTTGATAATGGCTTAATCAAGGATGAGAATTTGGGGCAGTTAATTGCCGAAGCTCTGCAATTTCGCTATGTGAGTTTGGCCAAAAAGACTATTAAACCGGAAATTTTAAAGATTATTCCGGAAATTGTGGCAAAAAAACAGCTGATCATTGCTTTTGATAAAAATAAAGACGGTCTGTTTGTGGCTATGAATAATCCTGATAATTTGCAGTTCCAGCATTTTTTGGCCAAAAAAACTGGGGATAAAATAATTCTATTTTACGCCACCCAAAAAGATATTTTAAAATCTGCCAGGCTTTATCACAAAGAACTTAAGGAGGAATTTTCAGATTTGATTTTAAAGCATTTAAAACAGGTTAAAACAGGCGGTGATGAAAAATTGCCGATCATTAAAATTGTTGAGTCCCTGATAAAATACGGTTATGAAAACCGCGCCTCAGATATTCATATTGAACCGCATGACAATGACACTCTTATTCGTTTTAGAATTGACGGAGTTTTGCATGATGTCTTATCAATTCCTAAAGAATATCATGACATGATCGTGTCCAGAATAAAAATCATGTCTAATTTACGCACTGATGAACACAAAAGCAGCCAGGATGGCAAATGCAGATTTAATTTAGCTGATGAAAAATTGGATATCAGAGTTTCTGTTGTGCCAATCATTGAGGGCGAGAAAATTGTGCTGCGCTTACTCTCCAAAAAAACCAAAGAATTAAATTTAGAAAATTTGGGTTTAAGTAAAGCTGAAGCTAAAAAAGTAACAGAAGCCATCAAAAATCCTTATGGCATGATTTTGGCAACTGGCCCGACCGGATCTGGCAAAACCACGACTTTGTATGCGATTTTAAAGATTTTAAATAACCGCGATGTTAATATCTCCACAATTGAAGATCCCGTTGAATATGATGTTGAAGGCATTAACCAGATTCAGGTGGATAGCGAAACCAATCTGACTTTTGCCAAAGGCTTAAGATCTATTTTAAGGCAGGATCCTGATATTATTATGGTAGGTGAAATCAGAGATGAGGAAACAGCGAAAATTGCCATTAATTCAGCCATGACCGGGCATTTAGTATTATCAACTCTGCATACTAATGATGCCGCCACAACTTTGCCTCGTTTGCTGGATATGAAAGTTAAACCGTATTTAATTGCTTCTACCGTGTTAATTGCTATTGCCCAGCGTCTGGTCAGAAAAATTTGCCCCAATTGCATTAAAAGTTATAGCTTACCAAGCGAGGAATTTTTAAAATTAGTTCCCAAAACTATTGGTTCAAAATTTACTGATGGCAAAACAAAAATTACTCTTTATAAAGGCGAGGGCTGTAAGTTGTGCCATAAAACAGGTTATTTGGATCGGCTGGGAATTTTTGAAGTTTTAACAGTCAGTCCGGCCATTCGTGATTTAATTGTAAAAAAAGCTACAAGCCAGCAAATTAAAAAACAGGCAATTGATGAAGGCATGGTCACCATGTTAGAAAACGGGCTTGAAAAAGCTCTTTTGGGCTTAACCACTCTGGAAGAGGTTTTAAGAATAATAAAATAA
- a CDS encoding prepilin-type N-terminal cleavage/methylation domain-containing protein, translating into MTNKLPISKFQTSNPGFTLIELLIVIGIVVLLAAIFLPIGLNFYQIQVLNQTNDQVIWLLKQARSSALSQKNNSAFGLYYNNQQLTLYQGASYEARQVDFDVNYKIPSSVKIEGLSDINFSLAQGLPGQTGTIILSSNQITKTITLNSIGLIDY; encoded by the coding sequence ATGACAAATAAATTGCCAATTTCAAAATTTCAAACTTCAAATCCAGGATTTACTTTAATAGAATTATTAATTGTGATTGGAATAGTAGTTTTACTGGCTGCTATTTTTTTGCCTATTGGCCTGAATTTTTATCAGATTCAGGTTTTAAATCAAACCAATGACCAGGTCATCTGGCTTTTAAAACAAGCCAGAAGCAGTGCTTTAAGCCAAAAGAATAATTCTGCATTTGGCCTTTATTATAATAATCAGCAATTAACTTTATATCAGGGCGCAAGTTATGAGGCAAGGCAAGTAGATTTTGATGTAAATTATAAAATACCCAGTAGTGTTAAAATTGAGGGCTTAAGCGATATCAATTTTAGTTTGGCTCAAGGTTTGCCCGGCCAAACTGGCACAATAATTTTAAGCTCTAATCAAATTACCAAAACAATTACGCTTAATTCAATCGGTCTGATTGATTATTAA
- a CDS encoding prepilin-type N-terminal cleavage/methylation domain-containing protein, whose translation MDNKPKKQKGFSLIELILYLGLLAFLFSVLFVFFQQTIYAKAKINDKIELVDSGQFALNKIVWYLKQAESVNSPAIGQSQNTLSLNLADQTQNPIEFLLENNVLLMKISSNQTVALTSSRIKVNQITFSNFAFSANSPIIQIQMELASASQLWKNQPIKLQTSVNISHLGAGDEELGGEQCSETEIILQPTGNIIAPKGDLELKVVGSEITYGAGGPQVDVDSKIWLDNNLLTLFGGEPVNGGELYTASLSARTNVAVRAHAQYRTIFSQYYDSNTGSPHVKVLKDGDDLPNTPVFGNQTPLPALLAPFIDANRKISILDKQILMLFEFGDLNSAAADFQDLVVLFTFTPDNSICN comes from the coding sequence ATGGATAATAAACCTAAAAAACAAAAAGGCTTTAGTTTGATTGAGCTGATTTTATATCTTGGGCTTTTGGCTTTTCTTTTTTCAGTGTTATTTGTTTTTTTCCAGCAGACGATTTATGCAAAGGCCAAAATAAATGATAAGATTGAACTGGTTGATAGCGGCCAGTTTGCCTTAAATAAAATTGTTTGGTATCTCAAGCAGGCTGAGAGTGTAAATTCACCAGCCATTGGTCAGAGCCAAAATACCTTATCTCTAAATTTGGCTGACCAAACACAAAACCCAATAGAATTTTTGCTGGAAAATAATGTTTTATTAATGAAAATTAGTTCTAATCAAACTGTGGCGCTGACAAGCAGTAGAATTAAAGTTAATCAAATTACGTTTTCAAATTTTGCTTTTTCCGCCAATAGTCCAATTATCCAAATACAAATGGAATTAGCCAGTGCAAGTCAGCTTTGGAAAAATCAGCCGATTAAGCTGCAGACAAGCGTTAATATATCCCATTTGGGCGCTGGGGATGAAGAATTGGGCGGAGAGCAATGTTCGGAAACAGAAATTATTCTGCAACCAACCGGTAATATAATCGCGCCAAAAGGCGATTTGGAATTAAAAGTAGTTGGTTCAGAAATCACTTATGGAGCTGGCGGTCCGCAAGTTGATGTTGATTCTAAGATCTGGCTAGATAACAATTTGCTGACTTTATTCGGCGGTGAGCCAGTGAATGGCGGCGAGCTATACACAGCTAGTTTATCTGCCCGGACCAATGTAGCGGTCAGAGCTCATGCGCAATACAGAACTATCTTCAGCCAATATTATGATTCAAACACAGGCTCCCCTCATGTGAAAGTTTTAAAAGATGGGGATGATTTGCCAAACACGCCTGTTTTTGGCAATCAGACTCCTTTACCCGCACTTTTGGCGCCCTTTATAGATGCAAATAGGAAAATCAGCATTTTAGATAAGCAAATTTTGATGCTTTTTGAATTTGGCGATTTAAATTCTGCTGCTGCTGATTTTCAGGATCTGGTCGTCTTATTTACTTTTACTCCTGATAATTCAATCTGCAATTAA
- a CDS encoding prepilin-type N-terminal cleavage/methylation domain-containing protein, with protein sequence MKNKNGFTLIEILLAAAIFLIIFLGVSFLMLDNLNFSFNNQERIRAEFLAQEGIEATKAIADNNFKDLTDGSHGLAINNNQWQLTDAAENLNQTLKNGQRQIIISDQDTNLKKVESLVTWQDIKNNSKETSLLTFLSNWQRTLGGDWSEPVVDGFYAMVSEARSVFHVGNYTYIGALNFKDEPDFYVFDTADLKNPALVATLDLGANTWATINSIYVVGNYAYLATNINGREFVVLDISDPQNPIDVAHQTTQTLTDATGIHVSGDYAYLTNLWKKNQKQLYVFNIANPLNPDFVSRIDLADSAYNLTFQNNYVFVASGKDDQELQIIDVADPQGSTLYTSLDLPGANDAYDVYVKDNKGYLVRAAGTDSSEFYILDLSNLQSPQIISSLKLASNFRTVYAFGPASAETGDKYMFVGGDLDKEQFQVIDISDLNNPRVISTLDINGIVYDLVTDDVAAYLAVGGGLTGFNGLKIVVPGP encoded by the coding sequence ATGAAAAATAAAAATGGTTTTACTCTAATTGAAATTCTGCTGGCAGCGGCTATTTTTTTAATTATTTTTTTAGGCGTTAGTTTTTTAATGCTTGATAATCTTAATTTTAGTTTTAATAATCAGGAAAGAATAAGGGCTGAATTTTTAGCTCAAGAGGGAATTGAAGCCACTAAGGCGATTGCCGATAATAATTTTAAGGATTTAACTGATGGGAGCCATGGTTTGGCTATAAATAATAATCAGTGGCAGCTGACTGATGCAGCCGAAAACCTTAATCAAACATTAAAAAATGGCCAGCGCCAGATTATTATTAGTGATCAGGACACGAATTTAAAAAAAGTTGAAAGTTTAGTGACCTGGCAGGATATTAAAAATAATTCTAAAGAAACTTCATTGCTGACTTTTTTAAGCAACTGGCAGAGAACTTTAGGCGGGGATTGGTCAGAGCCGGTTGTGGATGGCTTTTATGCCATGGTCTCAGAAGCACGTTCTGTTTTCCATGTGGGCAATTACACTTATATCGGCGCTTTGAATTTTAAAGATGAGCCTGATTTTTATGTTTTTGACACTGCTGATTTAAAAAATCCCGCCTTAGTTGCCACTTTGGATTTAGGCGCTAACACTTGGGCCACGATTAATTCTATTTATGTGGTTGGCAATTATGCGTATTTAGCCACTAATATAAATGGCCGGGAATTTGTTGTTTTAGACATTAGCGATCCGCAAAATCCAATTGATGTTGCTCATCAGACAACGCAAACCTTAACCGACGCCACAGGCATCCATGTTTCAGGCGATTATGCTTATCTGACTAATTTATGGAAAAAGAACCAAAAACAGCTTTATGTTTTTAATATTGCCAATCCATTAAACCCCGATTTTGTGTCCAGAATTGACCTGGCTGACTCAGCCTATAATTTAACTTTCCAGAATAATTACGTTTTTGTGGCTAGCGGCAAAGATGACCAGGAATTGCAGATTATTGACGTGGCTGATCCTCAAGGCTCTACTCTCTATACCAGCTTAGATTTGCCAGGCGCAAATGATGCTTATGATGTTTATGTTAAAGATAATAAAGGTTATCTGGTTAGAGCCGCAGGCACTGACAGTTCTGAATTTTACATTTTAGATTTAAGTAATTTGCAATCCCCGCAAATAATCAGTTCCTTAAAATTAGCTTCTAATTTCAGGACAGTTTATGCTTTTGGCCCGGCCTCGGCCGAGACGGGCGATAAATATATGTTTGTAGGCGGTGATCTGGATAAAGAGCAATTTCAGGTCATTGATATTTCAGATTTAAATAATCCCAGAGTAATTTCAACTTTAGATATTAATGGCATTGTTTATGATTTGGTGACTGATGATGTGGCAGCCTACCTAGCTGTGGGCGGCGGGTTAACAGGCTTTAATGGTTTAAAGATAGTGGTACCGGGGCCATAA
- a CDS encoding type II secretion system F family protein, protein MNEGKEFKYLNWHINFGFNVEKILFAKTLATILNSGINIADALRIVEAQSVGQFKLIVANVRKGVESGENLAKALAKYPRYFNPVYIGLVNVGEKTGRLVECLNYVAEQQEKDLELSRKVQSASLYPMIVFACLMALAALLSYYILPQLIVVFNSFNMPLPWTTKLLLAVAQIIRDHGILILVSILAFLIFVRYLVRTKTIKPYWQAAGLSIPFFGELIRKLNLARFCLIIGVLLKSGIPLNEALDIGIESLSNEVYKIQLKKVKARVVAGLSLGEAIENLNKPDLFPKVVSQMISVGERTGTLEKNILYLSDFYQKDVDNISKNLSNVLEPILLIAVGLVVALIGVAIISPIYEFISTLSHSI, encoded by the coding sequence ATGAATGAGGGGAAAGAATTTAAGTATTTAAACTGGCACATTAATTTCGGTTTTAATGTGGAAAAGATTTTATTTGCCAAAACTTTAGCCACGATTTTAAATTCAGGCATTAATATCGCTGATGCTTTGCGCATTGTGGAAGCCCAGTCAGTCGGCCAATTTAAGCTTATTGTGGCTAATGTCAGAAAAGGCGTGGAAAGCGGAGAAAATTTAGCCAAAGCTTTAGCTAAATATCCCAGATATTTTAATCCAGTTTATATTGGCTTGGTTAATGTGGGTGAAAAAACAGGGCGTTTAGTGGAATGTTTAAATTATGTGGCCGAGCAGCAGGAAAAAGATCTGGAATTATCGCGCAAAGTCCAGTCAGCTTCACTTTATCCCATGATTGTCTTTGCGTGCTTAATGGCTCTGGCCGCGCTTTTGAGCTATTATATTTTGCCCCAGCTGATTGTGGTTTTCAATTCATTTAATATGCCTTTGCCCTGGACCACAAAATTGCTTTTAGCCGTCGCTCAGATTATCAGGGATCATGGGATTTTAATTCTAGTTTCAATCTTGGCATTTTTAATTTTTGTCAGGTATTTAGTCAGAACCAAAACAATCAAGCCCTATTGGCAGGCAGCTGGCTTAAGCATTCCTTTTTTCGGGGAACTGATCAGAAAATTAAACTTAGCGCGTTTTTGCTTGATTATTGGCGTGCTTTTAAAAAGCGGTATCCCGCTAAATGAAGCTCTTGATATCGGCATTGAGAGTTTAAGCAATGAAGTTTACAAAATTCAGCTTAAAAAAGTTAAAGCCAGAGTAGTGGCCGGATTATCATTGGGCGAAGCAATTGAAAATTTAAATAAGCCTGATTTATTTCCCAAAGTAGTGTCGCAAATGATTAGCGTAGGTGAGCGCACAGGCACTTTGGAAAAAAATATTTTATACTTGTCTGATTTTTACCAAAAAGATGTTGATAATATCAGCAAGAATTTATCCAATGTGCTGGAGCCGATTTTATTGATTGCGGTCGGATTAGTCGTGGCCTTAATTGGCGTGGCAATAATCTCCCCAATTTACGAATTTATTTCAACACTTAGCCACTCGATATAA